From a single Nocardioides panzhihuensis genomic region:
- a CDS encoding AAA family ATPase, whose translation MAKVELGRRMTDGPIDALAGAKQQRIARDIQNQIEAGVLRDGEVMPSTRTLAEQTGASVWTVNEAMKALAEMGLVENQSRSRRIVRSAHLTPKVSEAAPRALLIGGYAGSGKTELGRILTRLTGWMIIDKDTITRPVVEVALEALGAESSDRESETYLSKVRPREYEALMSTAHENTACGAGAVVTAPFLREFKDASWLARQQAQFADDGLPMTVVWVTCDADTMLTYVRRRGAARDAHKLATWDAYMEAIDLTFRPVVDHHVIDNSTSAEPLKDQAARLIATLAEVPAK comes from the coding sequence ATGGCGAAGGTCGAACTAGGGAGACGCATGACAGACGGGCCAATCGACGCACTGGCGGGTGCGAAGCAGCAGCGGATCGCACGCGACATTCAGAACCAGATCGAGGCGGGGGTCCTACGTGACGGCGAGGTCATGCCGTCGACCCGAACGCTCGCCGAGCAGACGGGTGCGAGCGTCTGGACGGTCAATGAGGCGATGAAGGCACTCGCAGAGATGGGGCTGGTGGAGAACCAGTCGCGTTCGCGCCGGATCGTGCGATCTGCGCACCTCACGCCCAAGGTGAGCGAGGCGGCTCCCCGGGCTCTGCTGATCGGCGGCTACGCGGGTAGCGGCAAGACCGAGCTCGGGCGCATCCTCACCCGGCTGACGGGCTGGATGATCATCGACAAGGACACCATCACCCGCCCAGTTGTCGAGGTGGCTCTTGAGGCGTTGGGGGCTGAGTCGAGCGATCGGGAGTCGGAGACCTATTTGTCAAAGGTCCGGCCGCGTGAGTATGAGGCGCTGATGTCGACGGCGCACGAAAACACGGCATGCGGCGCTGGTGCCGTCGTCACGGCTCCCTTCTTGCGTGAGTTCAAGGACGCGTCGTGGCTCGCGCGCCAGCAGGCGCAGTTTGCGGACGACGGATTACCCATGACCGTCGTGTGGGTCACCTGTGACGCGGACACGATGCTGACCTATGTACGTCGTCGGGGTGCAGCTCGTGACGCGCACAAGCTGGCCACCTGGGACGCGTACATGGAGGCGATTGACCTCACGTTCCGTCCAGTCGTGGACCATCACGTCATCGACAATTCGACATCTGCGGAGCCTCTTAAGGATCAGGCGGCGCGACTGATAGCAACGCTCGCCGAGGTGCCCGCGAAATGA
- a CDS encoding phosphotransferase-like protein: protein MTRGVILYGPPAAGKDTVDAALRALSDDYVHFARIKVGEGRREGYRITTSAALQELRERGGVVWENSRYGATYAVDRPGLIDALGHGVPVLHLGQVEAVDAVATAVSGARWVVVSLWCPEDVAVDRLRQRGSADVAERLEAWRATPELGEADLRFDTSMVEPRDAARRIDAHVRKACTLADSFPPDSPRG from the coding sequence ATGACTCGCGGGGTGATCCTCTACGGTCCGCCGGCCGCTGGGAAGGACACCGTCGACGCTGCCCTTCGAGCGCTGTCGGATGACTACGTCCACTTCGCGCGAATCAAGGTCGGCGAGGGTCGCCGAGAGGGCTACCGAATTACGACCAGCGCCGCGCTCCAAGAACTACGGGAGCGCGGCGGCGTCGTGTGGGAGAACAGCCGCTACGGTGCGACCTATGCGGTTGACAGGCCTGGCCTGATCGACGCGCTCGGCCATGGGGTGCCGGTCCTCCACCTAGGACAGGTCGAGGCGGTCGACGCGGTAGCCACGGCGGTCAGTGGAGCGCGTTGGGTTGTCGTTTCTCTCTGGTGTCCGGAGGATGTCGCAGTCGATCGGTTGCGGCAGCGGGGGAGTGCGGACGTTGCAGAGCGTCTGGAGGCATGGCGGGCGACGCCCGAACTGGGAGAGGCAGACCTCAGGTTCGATACATCCATGGTCGAGCCGCGTGATGCAGCGCGACGTATTGACGCACATGTTCGGAAGGCCTGCACGCTCGCCGATTCATTCCCCCCCGATTCCCCCCGAGGGTGA